One Terrirubrum flagellatum genomic window carries:
- a CDS encoding ABC transporter permease subunit, with protein MSLAQPALVAGPGAGSLRSAGVSQRLLGLLLAAPATLWLLGAFAAPLLAVVLLALHEDADPFGPLWQAPSAAQFLTIASDPFYLRLVGETLALGAGVTLLSALLGYPLALWLTRLPARWRSLGFAVILIPLLTNVVVRSLGVVLLLAPDGLINQALGFVGLSPWRGMLYTHGAVAIALAQVFMPFMVLSLYDVLQGASPRILEAAESLGASPMARLLLVTLPLSLPGLRAGIIIVFLMSSTAYVSATLLGGKKVLVVGMIVWQEALQNLNAPLASALALVMTATSTLFAVGVYFIARRLTPWVTGRPTVAFAIPPTLLRAIDFIGPILGKLAVASALVLLLLPLVLVCIQSFNDVPQATVAGFRAFTLKWYKQALLGGAYGASFLISAQLAFASALVAIALALPAAFALARYRFRGLGALNAFWMLPLSLPHIAIGVGMLRLLQVFVALPPFLGLMAVHVVLMLPFAISLLQASVEQLDRAQEEAAASLGAGPLNRLRLVTLPGLAPGLAATCIMSFLLSFGEVTVTSFLTTARMTTLPVRIYSEASFSLEPTVHAVSAMLIAATVVVLLVLTRLVKLDRLYAR; from the coding sequence CGTTTCGCAACGCCTGTTGGGGTTACTGCTTGCCGCTCCGGCGACGCTATGGCTGCTCGGCGCTTTCGCGGCGCCATTGCTTGCTGTCGTCCTGCTCGCCCTGCATGAGGACGCCGATCCGTTCGGACCGCTTTGGCAAGCTCCGAGTGCGGCGCAATTCCTCACGATCGCCAGCGATCCATTCTATCTCAGGCTTGTCGGCGAGACACTGGCGCTGGGCGCCGGCGTGACGCTGCTTTCGGCGCTTCTGGGTTATCCCCTGGCCTTGTGGCTGACGCGCCTGCCGGCGCGCTGGCGTTCTCTCGGCTTCGCCGTGATCCTCATTCCGCTGTTGACCAATGTCGTGGTGCGCTCGCTGGGAGTCGTGCTTCTGCTCGCGCCCGACGGGCTCATCAATCAGGCGCTCGGTTTCGTGGGCCTCTCGCCATGGCGTGGCATGCTCTACACCCACGGCGCGGTGGCGATCGCGCTTGCCCAGGTGTTCATGCCGTTTATGGTTCTGTCGCTTTACGATGTGCTGCAGGGCGCGTCGCCGCGTATCCTGGAAGCTGCGGAAAGCCTGGGCGCCTCGCCGATGGCGCGCTTGCTGCTGGTGACGCTGCCGCTGTCGCTGCCTGGATTACGCGCCGGAATCATTATCGTTTTCCTCATGTCTTCGACGGCTTACGTTTCCGCGACCTTGCTTGGCGGCAAGAAGGTGCTCGTCGTCGGCATGATCGTTTGGCAGGAGGCGCTGCAGAATCTCAACGCGCCGTTGGCCTCGGCGCTTGCGCTCGTCATGACGGCGACAAGCACGCTGTTCGCGGTTGGGGTCTATTTCATCGCGCGCCGCCTTACGCCCTGGGTGACGGGGCGGCCGACCGTTGCGTTTGCGATTCCGCCGACGCTACTGCGCGCCATCGATTTTATCGGACCGATCCTTGGCAAACTTGCAGTGGCCTCGGCGCTGGTCCTTCTGCTGCTTCCGCTTGTCCTGGTTTGTATCCAGAGCTTCAACGACGTGCCTCAGGCGACAGTCGCAGGATTTCGGGCCTTCACCCTGAAATGGTATAAACAGGCGCTTCTCGGCGGCGCCTATGGCGCGTCGTTCCTCATCTCCGCTCAGCTCGCGTTCGCTTCCGCGCTCGTCGCGATCGCGTTGGCGCTCCCGGCCGCCTTCGCTTTGGCGCGCTACCGGTTTCGCGGCCTCGGCGCTCTCAACGCCTTCTGGATGCTGCCGCTGTCGCTGCCGCATATCGCCATCGGCGTCGGCATGCTGCGGCTCCTGCAGGTCTTCGTGGCTCTGCCGCCCTTCTTGGGCCTGATGGCCGTGCATGTCGTTTTGATGCTTCCGTTCGCCATATCGCTGCTGCAGGCCTCTGTAGAGCAACTTGACCGCGCCCAGGAGGAGGCGGCGGCAAGCCTTGGCGCCGGCCCGCTGAACCGCCTGAGGTTGGTGACATTGCCCGGATTGGCGCCTGGCCTCGCCGCGACCTGCATCATGAGCTTCCTCCTGTCATTTGGCGAAGTGACGGTGACGAGTTTTCTGACGACAGCCCGAATGACGACATTGCCCGTGCGCATCTATTCGGAAGCTTCCTTCAGCCTTGAGCCTACCGTGCATGCTGTATCGGCAATGTTGATTGCGGCGACGGTCGTCGTGCTGCTCGTTTTAACGCGGTTGGTTAAGCTCGATCGTCTTTACGCGCGGTAG